Proteins encoded by one window of Gouania willdenowi chromosome 4, fGouWil2.1, whole genome shotgun sequence:
- the tbc1d7 gene encoding TBC1 domain family member 7 isoform X1 yields the protein MADDPQRNFRSAYYEKVGFRGVEEKKSLEILLKDNPLDLEKISTFSQRFPLPSMYRIHVWKVLLGVLPPHSDSHTVVGGYRKQQYQDVLEALEVMRYIDSSTPSTHVYLRMDQLESQVLPRCSDTSPPDEENEAFLCISRSMEEIVDDPVDCYWLIKCFINQFHSKFGDSLPHLPKSLEHYLSQEEPRLLHHLRTSGALKQLPYSLWFSCCFAGCLPESSLQRVWDKVISGSCKILVFVALEILLSFKIILLGFSRPEGVVNFLRNIPQENTDAIVTKAIDLWHKYCGTLVHAV from the exons ATGGCCGACGACCCTCAGAGAAACTTCCGCTCTGCGTATTACGAGAAGGTCGGCTTCAGAGGCGTGGAGGAGAAGAAGAGTCTGGAGATCCTGCTGAAGGACAATCCTCTGG ATTTAGAAAAGATCAGCACCTTCAGTCAGAGGTTCCCTCTGCCCTCCATGTATCGCATCCACGTGTGGAAGGTTCTATTAG GCGTCCTCCCCCCTCACAGCGACTCCCACACCGTGGTGGGGGGCTACAGGAAGCAGCAGTACCAGGACGTCCTGGAGGCCCTGGAGGTGATGAGATACATCGACTCGTCCACGCCGTCCACGCACGTCTACCTGCGCATGGACCAGCTGGAGAGCCAGGTTCTCCCCCGCTGCTCAGACACCTCCCCGCCT GACGAGGAGAACGAGGCGTTCCTGTGCATCAGTAGATCTATGGAGGAGATCGTGGACGATCCCGTCGACTGTTATTGGCTCATCAAGTGTTTCATCAACCAGTTTCACTCCAAGTTTGGAGACTCCCTCCCTCACCTG CCAAAGAGTCTGGAGCACTACCTGAGTCAGGAGGAGCCTCGTCTGCTCCACCACCTGAGGACCAGTGGAGCTCTGAAGCAGCTTCCCTACAGCCTCTGGTTCAGCTGCTGCTTCGCTGGATGTCTACCAGAGTCCAGCCTGCAGAG GGTGTGGGACAAAGTGATCAGTGGATCCTGTAAGATCCTGGTGTTCGTGGCTCTGGAGATCCTCCTCAGCTTCAAGATCATCTTACTGGGCTTCAGTCGCCCTGAGGGCGTGGTCAACTTCCTGAGAAAC
- the tbc1d7 gene encoding TBC1 domain family member 7 isoform X2, which translates to MADDPQRNFRSAYYEKVGFRGVEEKKSLEILLKDNPLDLEKISTFSQRFPLPSMYRIHVWKVLLGVLPPHSDSHTVVGGYRKQQYQDVLEALEVMRYIDSSTPSTHVYLRMDQLESQVLPRCSDTSPPDEENEAFLCISRSMEEIVDDPVDCYWLIKCFINQFHSKFGDSLPHLPKSLEHYLSQEEPRLLHHLRTSGALKQLPYSLWFSCCFAGCLPESSLQRVWDKVISGSCKILVFVALEILLSFKIILLGFSRPEGVVNFLRNI; encoded by the exons ATGGCCGACGACCCTCAGAGAAACTTCCGCTCTGCGTATTACGAGAAGGTCGGCTTCAGAGGCGTGGAGGAGAAGAAGAGTCTGGAGATCCTGCTGAAGGACAATCCTCTGG ATTTAGAAAAGATCAGCACCTTCAGTCAGAGGTTCCCTCTGCCCTCCATGTATCGCATCCACGTGTGGAAGGTTCTATTAG GCGTCCTCCCCCCTCACAGCGACTCCCACACCGTGGTGGGGGGCTACAGGAAGCAGCAGTACCAGGACGTCCTGGAGGCCCTGGAGGTGATGAGATACATCGACTCGTCCACGCCGTCCACGCACGTCTACCTGCGCATGGACCAGCTGGAGAGCCAGGTTCTCCCCCGCTGCTCAGACACCTCCCCGCCT GACGAGGAGAACGAGGCGTTCCTGTGCATCAGTAGATCTATGGAGGAGATCGTGGACGATCCCGTCGACTGTTATTGGCTCATCAAGTGTTTCATCAACCAGTTTCACTCCAAGTTTGGAGACTCCCTCCCTCACCTG CCAAAGAGTCTGGAGCACTACCTGAGTCAGGAGGAGCCTCGTCTGCTCCACCACCTGAGGACCAGTGGAGCTCTGAAGCAGCTTCCCTACAGCCTCTGGTTCAGCTGCTGCTTCGCTGGATGTCTACCAGAGTCCAGCCTGCAGAG GGTGTGGGACAAAGTGATCAGTGGATCCTGTAAGATCCTGGTGTTCGTGGCTCTGGAGATCCTCCTCAGCTTCAAGATCATCTTACTGGGCTTCAGTCGCCCTGAGGGCGTGGTCAACTTCCTGAGAAAC